The following proteins are encoded in a genomic region of Procambarus clarkii isolate CNS0578487 chromosome 23, FALCON_Pclarkii_2.0, whole genome shotgun sequence:
- the LOC123763888 gene encoding ABC transporter F family member 4-like: MTEIKQEEERLADCIFLDCQKAFDTVLPEGLLLKLQTQAGVSGRVAKWETIPRTVPGGHRASHQETIPRTVPGGHRASHQETIPRTVPGGHRASHQETIPRTVPGGHRASHQETIPRTVPGSHRASHQETIPRTVPGGHRASHQETIPRTVPGGHRASHQETIPRTVPGGHRASHQETIPRTVPGGHRASHQETIPRTVPGGHRASHQETIPRTVPGGHRASHQETIPRTVPGSHRASHQETIPRTVPGGHRASHQETIPRTVPGSHRASHQETIPRTVPGGHRASHQETIPRTVPGGHRASHQETIPRTVPGGHRASHQETIPRTVPGGHRASHQETIPRTVPGGHRASHQETIPRTVPGGHRASHQETIPRTVPGGHRASHQETIPRTVPGSHRASHQETIPRTVPGGHRASHQETIPRTVPGGHRASHQETIPRTVPVGHRASHQETIPRTVPGSHRASHQETIPRTVPGGHRASHQETIPRRVPGSHRASHQETIPRTVPGGHRASHQETIPRTVPGGHRASHQETIPRTVPGGHRASHQETIPRTVPGGHRASHQETIPRTVPGGHRASHQETIPRTVPEDIVEEGKEVEEEEEEEEEEEEEVEEDEEEEEEVVKKMGAGT, encoded by the exons GAGACCATTCCTCGCACGGTGCCAGGGGGCCACCGTGCTTCTCACCAGGAGACCATTCCTCGCACGGTGCCAGGGGGCCACCGTGCTTCTCACCAGGAGACCATTCCTCGCACGGTGCCAGGGGGCCACCGTGCTTCTCACCAGGAGACCATTCCTCGCACGGTGCCAGGGGGCCACCGTGCTTCTCACCAGGAGACCATTCCTCGCACGGTGCCAGGGAGCCACCGTGCTTCTCACCAGGAGACCATTCCTCGCACGGTGCCAGGGGGCCACCGTGCTTCTCACCAGGAGACCATTCCTCGCACGGTGCCAGGGGGCCACCGTGCTTCTCACCAGGAGACCATTCCTCGCACGGTGCCAGGGGGCCACCGTGCTTCTCACCAGGAGACCATTCCTCGCACGGTGCCAGGGGGCCACCGTGCTTCTCACCAGGAGACCATTCCTCGCACGGTGCCAGGGGGCCACCGTGCTTCTCACCAGGAGACCATTCCTCGCACGGTGCCAGGGGGCCACCGTGCTTCTCACCAGGAGACCATTCCTCGCACGGTGCCAGGGAGCCACCGTGCTTCTCACCAGGAGACCATTCCTCGCACGGTGCCAGGGGGCCACCGTGCTTCTCACCAGGAGACCATTCCTCGCACGGTGCCAGGGAGCCACCGTGCTTCTCACCAGGAGACCATTCCTCGCACGGTGCCAGGGGGCCACCGTGCTTCTCACCAGGAGACCATTCCTCGCACGGTGCCAGGGGGCCACCGTGCTTCTCACCAGGAGACCATTCCTCGCACGGTGCCAGGGGGCCACCGTGCTTCTCACCAGGAGACCATTCCTCGCACGGTGCCAGGGGGCCACCGTGCTTCTCACCAGGAGACCATTCCTCGCACGGTGCCAGGGGGCCACCGTGCTTCTCACCAGGAGACCATTCCTCGCACGGTGCCAGGGGGCCACCGTGCTTCTCACCAGGAGACCATTCCTCGCACGGTGCCAGGGGGCCACCGTGCTTCTCACCAGGAGACCATTCCTCGCACGGTGCCAGGGAGCCACCGTGCTTCTCACCAGGAGACCATTCCTCGCACGGTGCCAGGGGGCCACCGTGCTTCTCACCAGGAGACCATTCCTCGCACGGTGCCAGGGGGCCACCGTGCTTCTCACCAGGAGACCATTCCTCGCACGGTGCCAGTGGGCCACCGTGCTTCTCACCAGGAGACCATTCCTCGCACGGTGCCAGGGAGCCACCGTGCTTCTCACCAGGAGACCATTCCTCGCACGGTGCCAGGGGGCCACCGTGCTTCTCACCAGGAGACCATTCCTCGCAGGGTGCCAGGGAGCCACCGTGCTTCTCACCAGGAGACCATTCCTCGCACGGTGCCAGGGGGCCACCGTGCTTCTCACCAGGAGACCATTCCTCGCACGGTGCCAGGGGGCCACCGTGCTTCTCACCAGGAGACCATTCCTCGCACGGTGCCAGGGGGCCACCGTGCTTCTCACCAGGAGACCATTCCTCGCACGGTGCCAGGGGGCCACCGTGCTTCTCACCAGGAGACCATTCCTCGCACGGTGCCAGGGGGCCACCGTGCTTCTCACCAGGAGACCATTCCTCGCACGGTGCCA GAGGATATagtggaggaagggaaggaggtggaggaggaagaggaggaggaggaggaggaggaggaggaggtggaagaggatgaggaggaagaggaggaggtggtgaagaAGATGGGGGCGGGGACATGA